A stretch of the Bradyrhizobium sp. CCBAU 53351 genome encodes the following:
- the hutC gene encoding histidine utilization repressor, protein MSLVTDAADKPTLYKRIRADIEQRILTGEWPPGHRIPFEHELVARYGCSRMTVNKALSELAQADLIERRRRAGSFVRRPQHQSAVLQITDIRAEITALGRAYGYELIHRKLRTATSADRDRLGVKKAGKVVAITCRHSADNVPFAVEDRLIDLSSVPDAATADFSREPPGSWLLHHVPWTEAEHTISAIVADDHTAGALAIAVGAPCLVIDRYTWRSARTITAVRLLYPGDSHRLVARFKGG, encoded by the coding sequence GAGCCTCGTCACCGATGCCGCCGACAAGCCGACACTCTACAAGCGCATTCGCGCCGATATCGAGCAGCGCATCCTCACCGGCGAATGGCCGCCCGGGCATCGCATTCCCTTCGAGCACGAGCTGGTCGCGCGTTACGGCTGCTCGCGCATGACGGTGAACAAGGCGCTGTCCGAGCTGGCGCAGGCCGATCTGATCGAGCGGCGGCGCCGCGCCGGCTCCTTCGTGCGCCGGCCGCAGCATCAGTCCGCCGTTCTGCAGATTACCGACATCCGCGCCGAGATCACCGCGCTCGGACGCGCTTACGGTTATGAGCTGATCCACCGCAAGCTGCGCACCGCCACCTCCGCCGACCGTGACCGGCTCGGTGTCAAAAAGGCCGGCAAGGTGGTCGCGATCACGTGCCGGCACAGCGCCGACAACGTGCCGTTCGCCGTCGAGGACAGGCTGATCGATCTGTCGTCCGTACCTGATGCCGCGACCGCGGACTTCTCCCGCGAGCCGCCCGGCTCGTGGCTGCTTCATCACGTCCCATGGACGGAGGCCGAGCACACGATCAGCGCCATCGTCGCGGACGATCACACGGCGGGCGCACTCGCGATCGCCGTCGGCGCGCCCTGTCTCGTGATCGACCGTTACACCTGGCGCAGCGCGCGCACGATCACCGCCGTGCGCCTGCTCTATCCCGGTGACTCTCACCGCCTTGTCGCGCGATTCAAGGGAGGCTGA
- a CDS encoding ABC transporter substrate-binding protein, whose protein sequence is MRSSTIFATIIALAAATPVLADDVKVGVGISGWTGFAPLTLAKEAGIFKKNGLDVTIKKIPQKDRHLAVASGDIQCAATTVETWISWNANGVATKQIFQLDKSFGADGMAVRNDVAAIKDLKGKTVAASAPGTSPYFALAWMLKKNGLTVKDVTVVNLEPAAAAQAFVSGQNDAAMTYEPYLSTVRAAPDKGKIIATTLDYPMVMDTFGCTPRFLTENPKAAKALADSYFEALDMIAKDQAKAYEIMGADVKQTGEQFANSAKYLRWQDKAANQKFFAGDFLTFNKEAAELLLEIGIIKAAPKVEDLFDASFIK, encoded by the coding sequence ATGCGTAGTTCGACGATATTCGCGACAATCATTGCTCTTGCGGCCGCCACTCCCGTGCTCGCCGACGACGTCAAGGTCGGTGTCGGCATCTCCGGATGGACCGGGTTTGCGCCGCTGACGCTGGCGAAGGAGGCGGGCATCTTCAAGAAGAACGGCCTCGACGTCACAATCAAGAAGATTCCGCAGAAGGATCGCCATCTCGCCGTCGCCTCCGGCGACATCCAGTGCGCGGCGACGACGGTCGAAACCTGGATTTCCTGGAACGCCAACGGCGTTGCGACCAAGCAGATCTTCCAGCTCGACAAGAGCTTCGGCGCCGACGGCATGGCCGTGCGCAACGACGTCGCCGCGATCAAGGACCTCAAGGGCAAGACCGTCGCCGCCTCCGCGCCGGGCACCTCGCCGTATTTCGCGCTGGCCTGGATGCTCAAGAAGAACGGCCTTACCGTGAAGGACGTCACCGTCGTCAACCTGGAGCCGGCCGCGGCCGCGCAGGCCTTCGTCTCCGGCCAGAACGATGCCGCCATGACCTATGAGCCCTATCTGTCGACGGTGCGCGCCGCGCCGGACAAAGGCAAGATCATCGCGACCACGCTGGACTATCCGATGGTGATGGACACCTTCGGCTGCACGCCGAGATTCCTGACCGAGAACCCGAAAGCCGCGAAGGCCCTTGCCGACAGCTATTTCGAGGCGCTCGACATGATCGCCAAGGACCAGGCCAAGGCCTATGAGATCATGGGCGCCGACGTGAAGCAGACCGGCGAGCAGTTCGCCAACTCGGCGAAATATCTGCGCTGGCAGGACAAGGCCGCCAACCAGAAGTTCTTCGCCGGCGACTTCCTGACCTTCAACAAGGAGGCCGCCGAGCTGCTGCTCGAGATCGGCATCATCAAGGCCGCGCCGAAGGTCGAGGACCTCTTCGACGCCAGCTTCATCAAGTAA
- a CDS encoding ABC transporter permease, translated as MRPLDPVTSKQRLAYGLAFFVVFVALWSWATFGGHVSKVFLANPLTMVQEGVDLITKQGFLYDIGMTIWRVVGGFVLAAIIAVPLGLLMGAYKPVEAFLEPFVSFARYLPASAFIPLLILWAGIGELQKLLVIFIGSVFQVILMVAVTVGATRRDLVEAAYTLGASDRGIIRRVLLPSSAPEIAEILRLVLGWAWTYVIVAELIGSSSGIGHMITDSQALLNTGQIIFGIIVIGLIGLLSDFMFKAFNAWLFPWRLA; from the coding sequence ATGCGTCCCCTGGACCCTGTTACATCGAAGCAGCGCTTGGCTTACGGCCTTGCGTTCTTCGTCGTGTTCGTTGCCTTGTGGTCGTGGGCCACCTTCGGCGGCCATGTGTCGAAAGTGTTCCTCGCCAACCCGCTCACCATGGTGCAGGAGGGCGTCGACCTGATCACCAAGCAGGGCTTCCTGTACGACATCGGCATGACGATCTGGCGCGTTGTCGGCGGATTTGTGCTCGCCGCGATCATCGCGGTCCCGCTCGGACTGCTGATGGGCGCCTACAAGCCGGTCGAAGCGTTCCTCGAGCCGTTCGTCTCTTTCGCCCGCTATCTGCCCGCCTCCGCCTTCATTCCGCTTCTGATCCTGTGGGCCGGGATCGGCGAATTGCAAAAACTGCTCGTCATCTTCATCGGCTCGGTGTTCCAAGTCATTTTGATGGTCGCGGTGACCGTCGGCGCCACGCGGCGCGACCTGGTCGAGGCCGCCTATACGCTCGGCGCCAGCGACCGCGGCATCATCCGCCGGGTGCTGCTGCCCTCCTCCGCGCCCGAGATCGCGGAGATCCTGCGGCTGGTGCTGGGTTGGGCCTGGACCTATGTTATCGTCGCCGAGCTGATCGGCTCGTCCTCGGGCATCGGTCACATGATCACCGACAGCCAGGCGCTGCTCAACACGGGCCAGATCATCTTCGGCATCATCGTGATCGGGCTGATCGGCCTGCTCTCGGACTTCATGTTCAAGGCCTTCAACGCCTGGTTGTTTCCGTGGAGGCTCGCATGA
- a CDS encoding ABC transporter ATP-binding protein: MTILKVEQVSRTFPARHGNAPTKALEPTDLIIGNNDFVTILGPSGCGKSTLLRIVAGLDRPTNGRVTLDGREVTGPGADRGMVFQSYTLFPWLTVRENIAFGLRERGVSEAERNRIADAFIRQVGLSGFENHWPKQLSGGMQQRTAIARALANDPKILLLDEPFGALDNQTRALMQEMLLAIWERDQKTVLFVTHDIEEAIFLGSRVIVMSARPGRIKAEITVDLPHPRSYKIKTTPEFVQLKERLVEEIRTEALKVAEHA, encoded by the coding sequence ATGACGATCCTCAAGGTCGAGCAGGTCTCGCGCACCTTCCCGGCGCGCCACGGCAACGCGCCGACCAAGGCGCTGGAGCCGACCGACCTCATCATCGGCAACAACGACTTCGTCACCATCCTCGGCCCCTCCGGCTGCGGCAAGTCCACGCTGCTGCGGATCGTCGCCGGCCTCGACCGCCCGACCAACGGGCGCGTCACGCTCGACGGACGCGAAGTGACGGGCCCCGGCGCCGATCGCGGCATGGTGTTCCAGTCCTACACGCTGTTTCCCTGGCTCACCGTGCGCGAGAACATCGCCTTCGGCCTGCGCGAGCGCGGCGTGTCCGAGGCGGAGCGCAACAGAATCGCGGACGCCTTCATCCGCCAGGTCGGATTGTCCGGCTTCGAGAATCATTGGCCGAAGCAGCTCTCCGGCGGCATGCAGCAGCGCACCGCGATCGCGCGCGCGCTCGCCAACGATCCGAAAATCCTGCTGCTCGACGAGCCGTTCGGCGCGCTCGACAACCAGACCCGCGCCTTGATGCAGGAGATGCTGCTGGCCATCTGGGAGCGCGACCAGAAGACCGTGCTGTTCGTGACTCACGACATCGAGGAGGCAATCTTCCTCGGCAGCCGCGTCATCGTCATGAGCGCGCGCCCAGGCCGCATCAAGGCCGAGATTACCGTGGACCTGCCGCATCCGCGCTCCTACAAGATCAAGACTACGCCCGAGTTCGTCCAGCTCAAGGAACGGCTGGTCGAGGAGATCCGCACTGAGGCGCTGAAGGTTGCCGAACATGCCTGA
- a CDS encoding Zn-dependent hydrolase — protein sequence MPDTMPRADGKRVLADLSALRAIGAYKTGVHKPTFSEPHRLSLDWLVRKLPDAGLSASIDGIGNVFGTSTKVGPKLLAGSHLESQNYAGWLDGPLGVVYALEAARVLNADPSLKGAVEVAAWCDEEGHFGHFLGSRSYVGQVTEADIDAARDRTSGRTMRDALAEMGLAGRPRLGAEPGRHVGYLEAHIEQGDTLESGRLAIGVVTSIVGIWQYQINFAGEQNHAGTTRMAVRKDAGLALAKFCVAIDERFPAACGPRTVWTTGRITLDPGAPSIIPGGAEMLFQIRDDDPSVIARLEQLLRAMANDASANGPCTVTVEKLRTGAPAMMNPGFQDAIEAASRALAGGRSIRMPSGAGHDAQMLATVMPAAMLFVPSIGGISHHWTENTADADIVTGAEVFVDACRRILGG from the coding sequence ATGCCTGACACCATGCCGCGCGCCGATGGAAAGCGCGTTCTCGCCGATCTCAGTGCGCTGCGCGCCATCGGCGCCTACAAGACCGGCGTGCACAAGCCGACCTTTTCCGAACCGCACAGGCTTTCGCTGGACTGGCTCGTACGCAAGCTGCCCGATGCCGGTCTCTCCGCTTCGATCGACGGCATCGGCAATGTCTTCGGCACGAGCACGAAGGTCGGGCCCAAGCTGCTGGCTGGATCGCACCTGGAGAGCCAGAACTACGCCGGCTGGCTCGATGGCCCGCTCGGCGTCGTCTATGCGCTCGAAGCCGCCCGCGTGCTCAACGCCGACCCCTCGCTGAAAGGCGCGGTCGAGGTCGCGGCGTGGTGCGACGAGGAGGGACATTTCGGTCATTTCCTCGGCTCGCGCTCCTATGTCGGGCAGGTGACTGAAGCCGACATCGACGCGGCGCGCGACCGCACCAGCGGCCGGACCATGCGCGATGCGCTCGCCGAGATGGGCCTTGCGGGCCGGCCGCGCCTCGGCGCCGAGCCGGGCCGCCACGTCGGATATCTCGAAGCACATATCGAGCAGGGCGACACGCTCGAAAGCGGCAGGCTCGCGATCGGTGTCGTGACCTCCATCGTCGGCATCTGGCAATACCAGATCAATTTCGCCGGCGAGCAGAACCATGCCGGCACCACGCGCATGGCCGTGCGCAAGGATGCAGGGCTGGCGCTCGCCAAATTCTGCGTCGCGATCGACGAGCGTTTTCCGGCCGCCTGCGGCCCGCGCACGGTCTGGACCACCGGGCGCATCACGCTCGACCCGGGCGCGCCGAGCATCATTCCGGGCGGCGCCGAAATGCTGTTCCAGATCCGCGACGACGATCCTTCGGTCATTGCCCGGCTGGAGCAGCTGCTGCGGGCCATGGCGAATGATGCCAGCGCGAACGGTCCCTGCACCGTCACCGTCGAAAAGCTGCGCACCGGCGCGCCTGCCATGATGAATCCAGGCTTTCAGGATGCGATCGAAGCCGCAAGCCGGGCGCTGGCCGGTGGGCGATCCATTCGCATGCCCAGCGGGGCCGGCCACGATGCGCAGATGCTGGCGACCGTCATGCCCGCCGCGATGCTGTTCGTGCCGTCGATCGGCGGCATCAGCCATCACTGGACCGAGAACACCGCCGATGCCGATATCGTCACCGGCGCGGAGGTCTTCGTCGATGCCTGCCGGCGGATCCTCGGGGGCTAA